In Gouania willdenowi chromosome 17, fGouWil2.1, whole genome shotgun sequence, one DNA window encodes the following:
- the LOC114479338 gene encoding zinc finger protein 501-like, with translation MEASEGGLWNHSAVTANMDSSEKDSGRQNKVTPQRSQDNKAQPKQKQQLQPRVKAKAHTCDQCGKAFTKKSSLTEHQRIHSGEKPFSCDQCAKAFISKSTLTVHQRIHSGVKPFICDQCGRAFNQRAHLISHKVIHTGDKKLKCDLCEKAFTCKSQLTIHQRIHSGEKPFSCDQCEKAFTNSSNLIKHRVVHTGDKEFKCNECEKAFALKQYLKDHQLVHSGEKPHTCDECGKTFTKKGDLLQHQNVHREYKPYRCEECGKRFSRSGHLSAHVLIHRGIKAHRCEQCGKTFTHRSDLTKHMKTHSRSELYHCDHCGNIYKQKHSLIIHLRSHTGHEVCPCDQCDKVFTTYHQLKHHQTSHSSERPHKCDTCGKSFKSKLGFCLHQCVHEKNVFKCDECGKTFSTSSVLQSHLCVDGDMEQESSSDA, from the exons gactctggaagacagaacaaagtgacacctcaacgctctcaggacaacaaagctcagccaaaacaaaaacagcagctCCAGCCTAGAGTGAAAGCCAAAGCACATACATGTGACCAATGTGGAAAGGCCTTTACCAAGAAATCAAGCCTCACTgaacatcaaagaatccattctggagaaaaaccATTCAGCTGTGACCAGTGTGCAAAGGCCTTTATCAGCAAATCAACCCTCACTGTACATCAACGAATCCATTCTGGAGTAAAACCGTTCatctgtgaccagtgtggaaggGCTTTCAACCAGAGGGCTCACTTAATAAGTCACAAAGTCATTCATACTGGAgataaaaagttgaaatgtgaCCTGTGTGAGAAGGCCTTTACCTGTAAATCACAACTCACTATAC ATCAAAGgatccattctggagaaaaaccGTTcagctgtgaccagtgtgaaaaggcttttaCCAACAGTTCTAACTTAATAAAACACAGGGTCGTTCACACTGGAGATaaagagtttaaatgtaacGAATGTGAAAAAGCTTTTGCTCTTAAGCAGTACCTGAAAGACCATCAGCTTGTTCACAGTGGAGAGAAACCACAcacgtgtgatgaatgtggGAAGACTTTTACGAAGAAGGGTGACTTACTACAACATCAGAATGTCCACAGAGAATATAAACCATACAGATGTGAGGAATGTGGAAAGCGTTTTAGTCGATCTGGACACCTCAGTGCACATGTCCTCATTcaccgtggaatcaaagctcacagatgtgaacagtgtggaaagacttttacacaCAGATCAGATTTAACGAAGCACATGAAGACTCACTCCAGATcagagttgtatcactgtgaccactgtgggaacatatataaacagaaacattccctcatcatccacctgagatctcacactggacatgaagtgtgtccctgtgaccagtgtgacaaagtttttacaacatatcatcAGTTAAAACATCATCAaaccagccactcatcagaaagacctcataaatgtgacacgtGTGGAAAATCTTTCAAGAGCAAATTAGGCTTTTGTCTCCACCAATgtgttcatgagaagaatgttttcaaatgtgacgagtgtgggaagaccttcagcacttcatctgttctccaatcacatctctgtgtggatggagacatggagcaggaatcatcttcagatgcc